The following are encoded together in the Bactrocera neohumeralis isolate Rockhampton chromosome 6, APGP_CSIRO_Bneo_wtdbg2-racon-allhic-juicebox.fasta_v2, whole genome shotgun sequence genome:
- the LOC126761492 gene encoding regulation of nuclear pre-mRNA domain-containing protein 1B encodes MSAFSETALLKKLGELNSSQQSIQTLSLWLIHHRKHHASIVKTWLKELQTAVSEGKKLTFMYLANDVIQNSKKKGPEYGKEFAQILPKVFQHIGESCTSDKLFGSLGRILNIWEERGVYDTKQITEYRARLNKDHKDNNNAAAASSSSSSSATAATEPNTNGSHGSATKEKSEKREKRKHDESKTAKVKRSRPSTAAEEKPSAGQNGDAEHLSPYLPLGEPPEPEDLIKALANIENSASSDAVVRERIANLPPEISEISCLSKLEDKDAAKALAKQVNEAVQLLNEYNTRLAAEMEERTKLASMLRDFQAEQKELLVQAEKRLEEYKQKLNRMVAVQKEIRDHLSNLPDLTQLPDVTGGLAPLPSAGDLFNIH; translated from the exons ATGTCCGCGTTTTCTGAAACGGCGCTTCTAAAAAAGCTGGGTGAATTGAATTCTAGTCAGCAAAGTATACAGACGCTATCGCTGTGGTTAATACATCATCGCAAACACCATGCGTCAATTGTGAAAACTTGGCTGAAAGAGCTACAAACTG CGGTTTCAGAAGGCAAAAAGTTGACATTCATGTATCTGGCCAATGATGTCATACAAAATAGCAAGAAAAAGGGTCCTGAATATGGTAAAGAATTCGCACAAATATTACCCAAAGTTTTTCAACACATCGGTGAATCCTGTACATCGGATAAGCTCTTCGGTAGCCTTGGAcgtattttgaatatttgggAGGAGCGTGGTGTTTACGACACGAAACAAATTACAGAATATCGTGCACGTTTAAATAAAGATcataaagataataataatgCAGCAGCAgccagtagcagcagcagcagtagtgCTACCGCCGCCACTGAACCAAACACAAACGGTAGTCATGGTAGTGCCACAAAAGAAAAGTCTGAAAAGCGTGAAAAGCGTAAGCATGATGAAAGTAAAACAGCAAAAGTGAAACGTTCGCGACCATCTACGGCAGCTGAAGAAAAACCAAGTGCTGGTCAAAATGGTGATGCTGAACATTTGAGTCCATATTTGCCACTAGGTGAACCACCAGAGCCGGAAGATTTGATCAAAGCTTTGGCGAATATTGAAAATTCCGCTTCAAGTGATGCCGTAGTACGCGAACGTATTGCCAACTTGCCACCCGAAATATCTGAGATCAGTTGTCTAAGTAAACTGGAAGATAAGGATGCAGCTAAGGCATTGGCTAAACAA GTTAACGAAGCTGTACAGTTGCTGAATGAGTATAATACACGCCTCGCTGCCGAAATGGAGGAGCGTACAAAGTTAGCTTCTATGTTGCGAGATTTCCAAGCTGAGCAAAAGGAACTTTTAGTTCAAGCTGAAAAACGTCTAGAG GAATATAAACAAAAGCTCAATCGAATGGTTGCCGTACAAAAGGAAATTCGCGATCATCTATCGAATTTGCCAGATCTAACGCAGTTACCGGATGTGACTGGTGGCCTGGCGCCACTACCATCAGCCGGCGATCTCTTCAATAtacattaa
- the LOC126761491 gene encoding intraflagellar transport protein 172 homolog yields MQLKYLRTLLDGQEQLNRIAGLAWSPNHQKLAIATADRHILLFDDAGERRDKFSTKPSNPANGKNSYVIRGLAFSPDSTKLAVGQSDNIVYVYKLGESWNDKKVICNKFPQASAVTALIWLSTGAIIAGLDDGKVRALHCKSNKSQSLYAADSICISLAPNTKGTGFLSGHNDGTIIRFFITEDANESSGRLVQHPVPPFALAWPQGGFCAGGCDQKIIFYDTVGRPVRSFDYSRSDREITVAAASPNGQAVAFGSYDKIRIFTWSPRLADWNESATKEINHFYTVTCVQWRRDGARLAIASVTGAVILFESVLKRTIWQDKFELIFVAPSQLLVKSLQEPAEQMTIESQLGLEIDDVRIMGKDNYLVARTEDSMILCDLTRNLVSEVPWTTSGRHERFYFENPNVCLIFNVGELSLVEYGESTILGSVRTEFVNPHVISVRLNERGNTKNNKKLAFLLDAKTICIVDLINQVIIGQVNHETKIDWIELSETAHKLLFRDKKLRLVLIDIYTGKKQTLLSNISFVQWVPQSDVVVAQNNNNLAVWYNIDLPEHVTLMAIRGDVMEVSRDSGRTMVRSQEGPAEHTYQLDEGLVEFGTAVNDSDFGRAIHFLETLGDKPAAKAMWHNLAVISIEDGNLRVAQRCYAALGNVSKAYYLNEMIEEADKFEESTGTPGIMCPQVRAKLALLSSDLRTAERIYLEQGDIEAALEMYKKLRMWDEAVSLAERRGYGGLQLLKEQQMEFLLSTGQEEKAGQVLEEHEEPEKALNLYLKASKPARAARLAMKTPHLMDDQQLMLKITEGLVNCELYEMAGDIALKLSRPEAALGLYRKGGTYARALDLAREVAPGDVTSLEEEWGDWLVARKQLDASINHYIEAGATQKALEAAVGAKQWRKAVQIAKVLDEPAEIQRYALDLSKHLAFAGDVDGAEDLLVRANMYKEAIELLNRHGKWERAYAIGEKYLQAEEMRDLFVNLAAGLEEQGKYRDAEKVLLAVSEPDLAIAMYKRRELYDSMIRLVERFHKDLLDTTHLHLARQLESKGKFKIAEVHFIASGDWKSAVHMYCSSGRWEDGYRVAKQKGTEGASNQVAYMWAKSMPIESAVRLLTKLGLLDTAVGFACDSGQFDFAMDLCRLAGKSTDEVHLKIAMSFEDEGKFEEAETEFIKANKPKEAILMYTHAGDWKAALNVAESHLPEAVNEILIGQASAALDTRNYPDYEALLLRAQRPDMIIDHYKNEGMFDEALRIAEEHYPSAMNDLRRLQAQEQRRNNEQNDASRAYLQKAAEFAKREEFRKAAECLMQIDATNTDDATTVERALVRAAEICNQFLEGKDAVDVATQLGPRLLQIKQIGPAAQLYLAADMPKDAVEVFIRAEQWSKARRLAKELDPELMAYVEQQQKSRLKTEGNVEQLADIDIMSALDMLAEQGQWLRCLDKAKQISAAVLQKYVALYAAQLIREGDCLTALSLYLTYGAPPLEANFNIYTRIAMDCFALREEQAKDDQWRNLRDFLYKLTKSLQSSEHAQTQTAKNMDKFLLISHYYAVRSACRPVQSLHPIAARISIALLRYTDIIPVDKGFYEAGIDLRNAGREAEAFVMLNHYLDVCEAIEEGSGHLVDHSDLAATDFPSSVPLPEDLHLKNDPNLHEEVREWVLAISMDQQVDQVLPTDDRGLYESALGSDEQPCILSAYPVRGRQPVTFQSSSRQANRDVWSKFTVALKMSPGSKVADIIAFVEKWNGQAIAAMH; encoded by the exons GACTCGACGATGGCAAAGTACGTGCGCTCCATTGCAAAAGCAATAAGTCCCAAAGTTTATATGCAGCCGATAGCATCTGCATATCGTTGGCGCCCAATACCAAAGGCACTGGCTTTCTGTCTGGTCACAATGATGGCACAATAATACGTTTTTTCATCACCGAAGATGCGAATGAGTCGTCGGGACGTTTAGTACAACATCCAGTGCCACCATTTGCTTTGGCTTGGCCGCAGGGGGGCTTCTGCGCTGGCGGTTGTGATCAGAAAATCATATTCTACGACACAGTG GGACGTCCGGTACGCAGCTTCGATTATTCGCGTAGCGATCGTGAGATCACTGTTGCCGCCGCAAGTCCCAACGGTCAGGCTGTAGCATTTGGTAGCTATGACAAGATACGCATATTCACATGGAGTCCACGTTTAGCCGATTGGAATGAGAGCGCAACGAAAGAGATAAATCATTTCTATACGGTAACCTGTGTGCAGTGGCGTCGTGATGGCGCGCG CTTGGCAATCGCCTCGGTGACCGGTGCCGTTATACTCTTTGAATCGGTGCTGAAACGCACCATTTGGCAAGACAAATTTGAATTGATCTTCGTCGCGCCCAGTCAGCTGTTAGTGAAGTCGCTACAAGAGCCGGCCGAACAAATGACTATTGAATCCCAGCTCGGGCTGGAAATCGACGATGTACGCATAATGGGTAAAGACAATTACTTAGTCGCTCGCACGGAAGACTCTATGATCTTGTGTGATCTCACACGCAATCTGGTCAGCGAAGTGCCGTGGACCACATCGGGTCGACACGAACGTTTCTATTTTGAAAACCcgaatgtttgtttgattttcAATGTGGGCGAACTTAGTCTGGTAGAGTATGGTGAAAGTACGATCTTGGGTTCTGTGCGTACAGAATTTGTGAATCCACATGTTATTTCGGTGCGCTTGAATGAGCGTGGCAACACGAA GAATAACAAAAAACTGGCGTTCCTCCTCGACGCCAAAACCATATGCATAGTGGACCTAATAAACCAAGTTATTATTGGACAGGTGAACCACGAGACGAAAATCGATTGGATCGAACTGAGTGAGACGGCTCATAAACTGCTTTTCCGCGATAAGAAACTCAG ATTAGTCTTGATCGACATATACACCGGCAAGAAGCAAACTCTACTCTCGAACATCTCATTCGTACAATGGGTGCCACAAAGCGACGTTGTTGTAgcacaaaataataacaacttAGCTGTCTGGTATAATATAGACTTACCCGAACATGTCACCCTAATGGCTATCAGAGGAGATGTCATGGAAGTGTCACGCGACTCG GGTCGTACAATGGTCCGCTCGCAGGAGGGTCCGGCAGAGCACACATATCAACTGGATGAAGGTTTGGTTGAGTTCGGCACCGCCGTCAACGATAGTGACTTTGGACGCGCTATACATTTTCTGGAGACGCTAGGCGACAAACCCGCTGCCAAAGCCATGTGGCACAATCTTGCAGTCATTTCGATTGAAGATGGCAATCTTCGGGTGGCGCAACGTTGCTACGCCGCATTGGGTAATGTCTCAAAAGCATACTATTTGAATGAAATGATAGAAGAGGCTGATAAATTTGAGGAATCTACGGGCACACCAGGCATTATGTGTCCTCAGGTGCGCGCTAAACTTGCGCTCTTGAGTTCCGATCTACGCACGGCGGAGCGTATTTATCTAGAGCAAGGCGACATCGAAGCGGCTTTGGAAATGTATAAGAAACTGCGTATGTGGGATGAGGCGGTCAGTTTGGCTGAGCGACGCGGTTACGGTGGTCTACAGCTTTTGAAAGAACAACAAATGGAGTTTCTTTTATCTACCGGGCAGGAAGAGAAAGCCGGACAAGTGTTGGAAGAACATGAAGAGCCAGAGAAGgccttaaatttatatttgaaggCTAGCAAGCCCGCGCGTGCCGCACGCTTGGCCATGAAAACTCCACATCTTATGGACGATCAGCAATTGATGCTGAAAATCACAGAAGGACTAGTAAATTGTG AACTCTACGAGATGGCTGGCGACATTGCACTGAAACTCTCACGTCCCGAAGCTGCACTCGGTTTGTATCGCAAAGGTGGTACTTATGCTCGAGCTCTGGATTTGGCGCGTGAAGTCGCACCAGGCGATGTAACAAGCCTAGAAGAGGAGTGGGGCGATTGGTTGGTGGCACGCAAACAGTTGGACGCTTCTATCAATCACTACATCGAAGCTGGTGCCACACAAAAGGCACTCGAAGCTGCTGTCGGTGCCAAGCAATGGCGGAAAGCGGTGCAAATCGCTAAGGTGCTCGACGAGCCAGCCGAAATTCAACGCTATGCGCTAGATCTCTCCAAGCATTTGGCATTTGCTGGCGATGTCGATGGCGCTGAAGACCTGCTCGTACGCGCTAACATGTATAAGGAGGCCATCGAGCTGCTCAATCGTCACGGTAAGTGGGAACGGGCGTATGCGATTGGTGAGAAATATCTGCAAGCTGAGGAGATGCGTGACTTGTTTGTCAATTTGGCGGCAGGTTTGGAGGAACAAG GTAAGTATCGCGATGCGGAGAAGGTTTTATTGGCTGTGTCCGAACCGGATTTGGCGATTGCAATGTACAAACGTCGCGAGCTCTATGACTCCATGATACGGCTAGTGGAACGTTTTCACAAAGATCTCTTGGATACAACTCACCTACATTTGGCTAGGCAACTTGAGTCGAAGGGCAAGTTTAAAATTGCCGAAGTGCATTTTATTGCTTCGGGCGATTGGAAGTCGGCTGTGCATATGTATTGTTCGTCTGGTCGCTGGGAAGATGGCTATCGTGTCGCTAAGCAGAAAGGTACTGAGGGCGCAAGTAACCAGGTCGCCTACATGTGGGCAAAGTCCATGCCGATAGAGAGCGCCGTGCGTTTGCTTACCAAACTCGGTTTACTGGACACGGCGGTGGGTTTCGCCTGCGATTCGGGACAATTCGATTTCGCGATGGATCTTTGTCGCTTAGCTGGCAAATCCACCGATGAGGTACACTTAAAAATCGCCATGTCTTTCGAGGATGAAGGTAAATTCGAGGAGGCCGAAACGGAGTTCATCAAAGCTAATAAGCCCAAAGAGGCCATACTGATGTACACGCATGCGGGCGATTGGAAGGCAGCACTGAATGTAGCTGAGTCACATCTGCCGGAGGCGGTGAATGAAATATTAATCGGGCAAGCATCGGCTGCTTTGGACACGCGCAACTATCCCGACTACGAAGCGCTGCTACTGCGCGCACAACGTCCGGATATGATAATCGATCATTATAAGAACGAAGGCATGTTCGACGAGGCGCTACGCATAGCCGAGGAGCATTATCCATCGGCCATGAATGATTTACGGCGTCTACAGGCACAAGAACAGCGTCGTAACAACGAACAAAACGATGCTTCGCGTGCTTATCTGCAGAAAGCCGCTGAATTCGCGAAGCGTGAAGAGTTTCGTAAAGCCGCAGAGTGTCTAATGCAAATTGACGCCACAAATACAGACGATGCGACTACAGTGGAGCGTGCGCTTGTTAGAGCTGCGGAAATCTGCAATCAATTTTTAGAGGGTAAGGACGCTGTCGATGTAGCAACTCAGTTGGGGCCGCGTCTTttacaaatcaaacaaattgGTCCGGCTGCGCAACTGTATTTGGCGGCAGATATGCCCAAAGATGCTGTCGAGGTTTTCATACGTGCCGAACAATGGTCGAAAGCCAGACGTCTGGCGAAGGAATTGGATCCCGAACTAATGGCTTACGTCGAGCAGCAGCAGAAGTCACGTCTCAAGACCGAAGGCAACGTCGAACAATTGGCGGATATCG ACATCATGAGCGCTTTGGACATGCTCGCCGAGCAAGGTCAGTGGTTACGCTGCCTCGATAAGGCCAAACAAATAAGTGCAGCAGTCTTACAAAAATATGTGGCGCTGTATGCCGCACAGCTTATACGCGAAGGTGATTGTTTGACCGCCTTGAGTCTCTATTTGACTTATGGCGCTCCGCCTTTGGAGGCAAATTTCAATATCTACACACGCATAGCAATGGATTGCTTTGCCTTGCGCGAGGAACAGGCCAAGGATGATCAGTGGCGTAACTTACGCGACTTTCTCTACAAACTGACGAAGTCTCTACAGTCCTCGGAGCATGCGCAGACACAGACCGCTAAAAATATGGACAAGTTCTTACTTATTAGTCATTACTATGCAGTACGTTCCGCTTGTAGACCCGTGCAGTCATTGCATCCGATTGCTGCGCGTATTTCGATTGCATTGTTGCGCTACACCGATATCATACCGGTGGATAAGGGTTTCTATGAGGCAGGCATAGATCTGCGTAATGCTGGTCGTGAAGCGGAAGCTTTTGTTATGCTCAATCACTATTTGGATGTGTGTGAAGCTATTGAAGAGGGTTCCGGACATCTTGTGGATCACTCCGATTTGGCGGCAACAGATTTTCCAAGCTCAGTACCATTGCCGGAGGACTTACATCTGAAGAACGATCCCAATTTGCATGAGGAGGTGCGCGAATGGGTGCTGGCTATAAGTATGGATCAGCAGGTTGATCAG GTGCTGCCCACCGACGATCGTGGTCTATATGAGTCTGCCTTGGGATCGGACGAACAACCTTGCATATTAAGTGCTTATCCAGTACGTGGACGTCAGCCAGTTACTTTTCAATCGTCCAGTCGTCAAGCTAATCGTGATGTGTGGAGCAAATTTACGGTTGCACTCAAAATGTCGCCTGGCAGTAAGGTTGCTGATATAATTGCGTTCGTTGAGAAGTGGAATGGACAGGCTATCGCGGCAATGCACTAA
- the LOC126762416 gene encoding adenylyl cyclase X E isoform X2, producing MNAFLESSTEATPDHDEGHQTKLVNQKQWELGYLKRKCRNLELEQYYMSYMNRLRLSHLGLFIFILILIAIVHSLLIIITFPKNENRDIYLDIGIYMGCTLIILIVLLFNFRLTLNKRYEWLTFSSIWLAISTLVIMDISIPIYRAVKDYSIIVPTYYSFIIYATYIFMPITEDVHAFVLGVSVSFCYMILFLFVTYRRRLDGSREMDVPKIVSEAIFMACVNLLGLFFRLTREVAIRTTFLDKRQCVEETLVLRAARDQEKSLLLSIIPAQIANKIEEDVKMRIEHLKESKKNRRSTHDGVSSTPTPLWRQMDTEKLFIEPHDDVSILYADVVNYTYLTTTLDVKTLVETLHDLFVKFDTASQEYDVLRIKFLGDCYYCVAGVPLPNEYHARSCVYLGLRMIKDIRDVRSKRKLDIDMRIGVHSGNILSGVIGANKWQFDIWSKDVDIANRLESTGEAGRVHVSGQTLQQLDGEFIYEEGTAKARDDPVLRKYDIHSFLIKPPSSRVTSFITMRRPPSSLRKNLEPKPAADPRYEVSTNFMQNSISQYNQIRNQATLEMSREVDKMPIGRIQVSKLCFGHEKRLTQDEMEGQIFRSNITSICLFFKDWRWELMFMKQPDFMLKYSVLVSYITLVCAIVMQAVNSTPTEAFWVLVSVGNVLMLLLLALVWYKKLWIMFISETELSRPKQRFSKWLYKLSDGIQSNMLVRSCIYLVVIILHSTGILLQLTAIRVLLWAKLFWAQQEMRLPASMLGPSPSALCSAFASPSSSRAFHSSSRRVSAL from the exons atgaatgcGTTTTTAGAATCCTCAACCGAAGCCACGCCAGATCACGATGAGGGTCACCAAACAAAGTTGGTTAACCAAAAACAATGGGAGCTGGGCTACTTGAAG CGGAAATGCCGCAATCTCGAACTGGAGCAGTACTATATGTCGTATATGAATCGGTTGCGTTTAAGTCACCTCGGATTGTTCATATTCATACTAATACTTATAGCGATCGTGCATTCCTTGCTGATTATAATCACGTTtcccaaaaat GAGAACCGCGACATCTATTTGGATATCGGCATTTATATGGGCTGCACTTTGATCATACTGATTGTGTTGCTATTTAATTTTCGCCTGACACTCAACAAACGCTACGAATGGTTGACGTTCAGCTCGATATGGTTAGCGATTTCCACGCTCGTCATAATGG ATATCTCGATACCGATCTACCGCGCCGTGAAGGACTACAGCATCATCGTGCCCACCTACTACAGTTTCATCATCTACGCCACTTACATTTTCATGCCAATCACCGAAGATGTGCACGCCTTCGTGCTGGGCGTGTCTGTTTCCTTTTGCTATATGATACTATTCTTATTCGTCACTTATCGTCGTCGTTTGGATGGCTCGCGTGAAATGGATGTGCCGAAGATCGTTTCCGAAGCTATATTTATGGCTTGTGTGAATTTGCTCGGCTTGTTCTTTCGGCTGACGCGTGAGGTGGCCATTCGTACAACATTTCTCGATAAACGTCAATGTGTCGAGGAGACTTTGGTGCTGCGTGCTGCGCGTGATCAGGAG AAAAGTCTACTTTTGAGCATAATCCCAGCGCAGATTGCTAATAAAATCGAAGAGGATGTGAAAATGCGTATTGAACATTTGAAGGAAAGCAAGAAAAATCGACGATCCACGCACGATGGCGTAAG TTCTACACCGACTCCTCTATGGCGGCAAATGGATACAGA aAAACTCTTTATTGAACCACATGATGATGTCTCGATTTTATATGCGGACGTTGTCAACTACACTTACTTAACGACGACGTTGGATGTGAAGACCTTAGTGGAGACGTTGCACGATTTATTCGTCAAGTTCGACACAGCATCACAG GAATACGATGTGCTGCGCATTAAGTTCTTGGGCGACTGTTATTACTGCGTTGCGGGCGTACCGTTACCAAACGAATATCACGCCAGATCCTGTGTATATCTCGGCCTGCGCATGATCAAGGATATACGTGATGTGCG ATCGAAGCGCAAGTTGGATATTGATATGCGTATCGGCGTGCATTCGGGCAATATACTCTCGGGCGTGATCGGCGCCAATAAATGGCAATTCGATATCTGGTCCAAAGATGTGGATATAGCCAATCGTTTGGAGTCCACAGGCGAAGCTGGACGCGTGCATGTTAGTGGCCAAACATTACAACAACTCGATGGCGAGTTCATTTACGAGGAGGGCACGGCGAAGGCGCGTGACGATCCGGTGCTGCGTAAATACGACATTCATTCGTTTCTTATAAAGCCGCCGTCTTCGCGA gTAACATCATTCATTACGATGCGACGTCCACCCTCGTCGCTGCGTAAAAATCTGGAGCCCAAACCGGCAGCG gACCCAAGATATGAAGTATCGACGAATTTCATGCAAAACAGCATAAGTCAATATAATCAAATCCGCAATCAAGCCACATTGGAGATGAGTCGTGAGGTGGATAAAATGCCTATTGGACGCATACA GGTCTCCAAACTATGCTTTGGCCACGAAAAACGTTTAACGCAAGACGAAATGGAGGGGCAAATATTTCGCAGCAATATAACCTCAATCTGTTTGTTCTTCAAAGATTGGCGCTGGGAGCTGATGTTCATGAAGCAGCCGGATTTTATGCTCAAGTACAGTGTGCTGGTTTCTTATATAACGCTCGTGTGCGCCATCGTCATGCAAGCCGTCAACTCAAC ACCCACAGAAGCCTTTTGGGTGCTGGTGTCGGTTGGCAATGTCttaatgctgctgctgctggcttTGGTTTGGTACAAAAAACTCTGGATAATGTTTATTAGTGAAACGGAATTATCAAGGCCAAAGCAAAGGTTCAGCAAATGGCTCTACAAACTCTCCGATGGCATACAAAGCAATATGCTGGTGCGCAGCTGCATCTACTTGGTGGTGATTATACTGCATTCAACCGGCATCCTCTTGCAATTG ACTGCAATAAGAGTGCTGCTGTGGGCGAAGCTATTTTGGGCACAACAAGAAATGAGACTACCTGCTTCAATGCTTGG GCCGTCACCGAGTGCTTTATGCTCAGCATTTGCATCACCTTCCTCTTCACGCGCATTCCATTCGTCCTCAAGGCGAGTGTCGGCATTGTGA